DNA from Clarias gariepinus isolate MV-2021 ecotype Netherlands chromosome 8, CGAR_prim_01v2, whole genome shotgun sequence:
GATTTCCCGGGCTGTGGGTAGTCAGCACTGCTATGATAAGGTGAAGTTATCTGTTCTGAGACAGATATGGAAATCAATGCCACAACTGTTTTCTGTATAAGACTAGTCCTTCTGGAGAAATTTCAATAAACCTTGTGACTTTGCTCTTACCCATTGTAAGAATTATTTGTGTGTTCATTGCTTCAATATGTACCCATCTTAAACGTCCACTTTTATCTTTAACGTCCATAACTATATGGAAAACAACTGATCTGTGAAGATATATGGCAGGTGTTTCTGAAACTGGAAGCACAGGAATCATATGGAAATAACTatcactgtgtgaacatttaagtCAAAGAAAAACGATGAACTTTTTGTTATGAAGTTTTGTTCTGACTATCAGGTTACTTCTTGAATGAATGCCATAACCAGTGATTACAATAGCGAAACTAGATCAAGATTGTGAGacattttaaatagttaaagaAGAATGCAATGTATAAtttaagtataaaatataaaagaatcttatacatattaatattaaatacataatatttatgaatcttTCACCAATATTTTATAGTTAATGCATGGTAGGAACAATGGCTTATCTCTGCATTTCTAGGCATATGGATATGTCTTCTTGATGAATCGAGTAGAAGTTTACCCCATTGATGTGCTGGTGGACCAGTGGCCAGATTTTAACGTACtactcatcagtccacagcgGAAGGAGGTATTGTATAAGATGGCTTTGGTATGAAGATTAACAAAAATTAGCCActgttcatttttcttttatattgacTTGCTTATCTCACCTACAGAAAGCAGACCTTTTCAAAGACAGCTGCCTATTTACTAAGGATCAAACTTCTCTCAGGAACATGCTGATCAGGACGGACATTTTTGACTGGAAGCAGGTTTTCTCCCTAGGTAATAAGCTAACTtcttgatatttatttataaaggtttCCTAGCACATTAGCTATCCAACATGCTAGTTTttgaaaatttggagaggtggaggtacgctctggaaagcagaggaatgaccgttagccgcagtaagacggaatacatgtgtgtgaatgagaggaacccaagagaaATGGTAAGGCTTCAGGGAGCAAAGGTAAAAAAGGTGCAGAAATTTAGgaacttagggtcaacggtccagagcaacggggagagtgtggaaagaaggcgaagaggcgggtacaggcaggttggaatgggtggagaaaagtgtcaggtgtgttgtgcgataaaagagtatcagcgagaatgaaaggaaaggtgtacaggacagtggtgagaccagcgatgctctacggcttagagacagtggcactgaagaaaagacaggaggcagatgttttggagataaagtcagagaggccagattgaggtggtttggacatgttcagaggagagatggtgaatatatcggtagaaggatgctgaggttggaactgccaggcaggaggtctagagaaagattGAAGAGATGATTTATGGATGCATGAGATTTATGAGATGGTCCATATCCTGGGCAAGATGGTACCATC
Protein-coding regions in this window:
- the LOC128529532 gene encoding glycine N-acyltransferase-like protein yields the protein MKVLSREELKRAEEELQHYFPQSQQAYGYVFLMNRVEVYPIDVLVDQWPDFNVLLISPQRKEKADLFKDSCLFTKDQTSLRNMLIRTDIFDWKQVFSLGYPYKCPHSMSLTLIWSIVTGSLAWGNLANASPGTLL